A stretch of Roseibium porphyridii DNA encodes these proteins:
- a CDS encoding GNAT family N-acetyltransferase codes for MTLEIRSLTGSDLKDALEALADLRISVFRDWPYLYDGSLEYEARYLRRYGETDGAVIVGAYDGGKLVGAATGEPLGDELKDFRAPLEERGYDVSRIFYLAESVLDPHYRGRGIGHRFFDEREAHARRLGYAKAVFCAVIRPDDHPLKPADYRPLDPFWRKRGYQKLDGIQVTFPWKDLGEDGETEKPMQVWFRTL; via the coding sequence ATCTGAAAGACGCCCTTGAAGCACTTGCGGATTTGCGGATTTCGGTCTTTCGGGACTGGCCTTATCTTTATGACGGCTCGCTGGAATATGAAGCTCGGTACTTGCGCCGCTATGGTGAGACTGACGGTGCTGTTATCGTCGGTGCTTATGACGGTGGTAAACTTGTTGGAGCTGCAACGGGCGAACCGCTTGGCGACGAACTCAAAGACTTCCGCGCGCCTTTGGAAGAGCGCGGCTACGATGTTTCCCGGATCTTTTATCTGGCTGAATCGGTTCTTGACCCGCACTATCGAGGTCGGGGGATCGGGCATCGCTTCTTTGATGAACGTGAAGCACATGCGCGCCGGCTCGGTTACGCAAAGGCCGTCTTCTGTGCCGTGATCCGCCCGGACGACCATCCCCTGAAACCGGCAGATTATCGCCCGCTCGATCCGTTCTGGCGTAAGCGGGGATATCAAAAACTCGATGGTATCCAGGTGACCTTTCCTTGGAAGGACCTCGGCGAAGATGGGGAAACGGAAAAACCGATGCAGGTCTGGTTCCGCACGCTCTAG
- a CDS encoding methyl-accepting chemotaxis protein, producing the protein MSIVNWSSAQPVLNAFSRSQAMIEFRPDGTILTANQNFLGAMGYALTEVQGQHHRLFVDPDYADSQEYHDFWQDLARGEFKSEEFLRYDKGGNEVWIQASYNPVFNRAGKVVKVVKIASDITMRKVRSADFEGQVDAINRSQAVIHFELDGTITDANDNFIGAVGYTLDEIVGQHHSIFVDPDYRRSSEYATFWEELGAGQFKAGEFKRFAKGGREIWIQATYNPILDAAGRPFKVVKFATDITAQVQERERRAEIQQKIDIDLSEIGNSISEAAEQATNSASASQQTSSSVQTVAAAAEELVASIQEISRQVQTALEVSESAVNQAEQSSEIMSGLSEDAKTIGSVIELIDGIADQTNLLALNATIEAARAGEAGKGFAVVASEVKSLASQTSKATEEISAQVNSVQQTTGQAVDAIEAIMSVIRKIGEIATSISTAVEEQNTVTNDISSNMHSAAQGVELITNNMQSISAATAQINAATQNVRDASRSIM; encoded by the coding sequence ATGTCGATCGTCAATTGGAGCTCAGCTCAGCCTGTTCTGAACGCGTTCAGTCGCTCACAGGCCATGATCGAATTCCGGCCCGACGGCACTATCTTGACGGCGAACCAGAACTTCCTCGGCGCAATGGGATACGCCCTGACTGAAGTTCAGGGCCAACACCATCGACTGTTTGTTGATCCAGACTATGCCGATAGTCAGGAATACCACGACTTCTGGCAAGACCTTGCAAGGGGTGAATTCAAGTCAGAAGAGTTTCTGCGCTACGACAAAGGTGGCAATGAGGTCTGGATACAGGCCTCTTACAACCCGGTCTTCAATCGTGCTGGCAAGGTTGTGAAAGTCGTCAAGATCGCATCCGACATTACGATGCGGAAGGTTCGCAGTGCAGATTTTGAAGGCCAGGTTGACGCGATCAATCGCTCCCAGGCTGTCATTCACTTCGAACTCGACGGCACCATCACCGATGCAAATGACAACTTCATAGGCGCTGTCGGATACACCCTGGATGAAATTGTTGGCCAGCATCATTCCATCTTCGTCGACCCGGACTATCGCCGGAGTTCCGAATACGCGACCTTCTGGGAAGAATTGGGCGCGGGTCAGTTCAAGGCGGGTGAATTCAAACGTTTTGCCAAGGGCGGCCGTGAAATCTGGATACAGGCCACTTACAATCCGATCCTTGATGCGGCTGGGCGTCCATTCAAGGTGGTGAAGTTTGCAACTGACATTACTGCACAGGTGCAGGAACGCGAGCGTCGCGCCGAAATCCAACAGAAAATCGATATTGATCTTTCGGAGATCGGCAACTCAATTTCGGAAGCCGCCGAGCAGGCAACGAACTCGGCTTCCGCGTCTCAGCAGACGTCCTCCAGCGTTCAGACTGTCGCAGCAGCCGCCGAAGAACTGGTTGCATCTATCCAGGAAATCAGTCGCCAGGTGCAAACCGCCCTTGAGGTTTCCGAAAGTGCGGTCAATCAGGCGGAGCAGTCCAGTGAAATCATGTCGGGGCTATCTGAAGATGCCAAGACCATTGGCTCGGTGATCGAACTGATCGATGGCATTGCCGACCAGACCAATCTTCTGGCTCTCAATGCAACAATCGAAGCTGCCAGGGCCGGTGAAGCCGGCAAGGGGTTTGCCGTTGTGGCATCGGAGGTGAAAAGCCTTGCATCGCAGACCAGCAAGGCGACGGAAGAAATTTCCGCACAAGTCAACTCTGTCCAGCAAACGACAGGACAGGCAGTTGATGCCATTGAAGCAATCATGTCGGTGATCCGGAAGATTGGTGAGATCGCAACAAGCATCTCAACAGCGGTAGAAGAGCAGAACACCGTCACCAATGACATATCGTCGAACATGCATTCAGCTGCTCAGGGCGTCGAGCTCATCACGAACAACATGCAGAGCATTTCCGCAGCGACGGCACAGATCAATGCCGCGACCCAAAACGTTCGCGACGCATCCCGCTCGATCATGTAA
- a CDS encoding SIMPL domain-containing protein: MTSHFLQAPLRSVSFFRQLTLATLLVVAPLASGPVSAEEAHAVQPGNITMQGRGSVAVAPDMAVITANVVTTAKTAEDALSENSSAIGKVIDAIKNQGIEAKDIQTRGFGIYPRYEQSNSSSGRQPNIIGYEIRNGVEVNVRDLAKLGGLLTLVVENGANSVDSIRFEVSDPNEKLDEARKKAVENARHKAEVFAAAAGVGLGNILFITETSTQMPQPLMMRAESMMASSAVPIEAGETTISADVTIRWEIETKSGD, translated from the coding sequence ATGACCTCCCATTTTTTGCAGGCCCCACTCCGGTCAGTCTCATTCTTCCGTCAACTGACGCTCGCAACATTGCTCGTTGTCGCGCCGCTCGCCTCCGGCCCCGTTTCTGCTGAAGAAGCTCATGCCGTTCAGCCCGGCAACATCACCATGCAGGGCCGTGGGTCCGTTGCAGTGGCACCGGACATGGCGGTCATCACCGCCAATGTGGTGACAACCGCAAAGACGGCCGAAGACGCTCTGTCTGAAAATTCTTCCGCCATCGGCAAGGTTATTGATGCCATCAAAAACCAGGGCATAGAGGCAAAGGACATCCAGACCCGCGGCTTTGGAATCTATCCGCGTTACGAGCAGTCCAACAGCAGCTCGGGACGCCAGCCAAATATCATCGGATATGAAATCCGCAATGGTGTGGAGGTCAACGTTCGCGATCTGGCCAAACTGGGCGGCCTGCTGACGCTTGTCGTTGAAAACGGAGCGAATTCAGTCGACAGCATTCGGTTCGAAGTGAGCGACCCGAATGAGAAGCTCGATGAAGCCCGCAAAAAGGCTGTTGAAAATGCGCGCCACAAGGCGGAGGTTTTTGCAGCTGCTGCCGGCGTTGGACTTGGCAACATTCTGTTCATCACCGAAACCTCTACCCAGATGCCCCAGCCTTTGATGATGCGGGCTGAGAGTATGATGGCCTCATCTGCTGTTCCGATCGAAGCAGGCGAAACCACAATCAGCGCAGATGTTACAATTCGCTGGGAGATTGAAACGAAGTCTGGCGATTGA
- a CDS encoding AI-2E family transporter: MRSPLLSVTLSVFLVLMIGWLLVVGRSLVLPFVIALIVWYMINSLSHVFQLIPIGRWRLPGFVTFTLSLLSIFAVSTFVLDIVTVNLTQLAQDAPTYQRRLEELFDQASSLFHLNDPIELKDLLPESVVPRMVTAGASLVTTIAGSASLVFIYVLFLVLEQSTFDRKFERLFSDPEKAQAAFAIRAEINRSIMHYFSIKTAVSVATGVLTSLVLLAIGLPYAALFGFIAFLLNYIPTIGSLIGVIFPSLLAVVYYDTLAPFFAIATGLGLIQFAVGNLVEPKLMGSNLNLSGLVIMLSLAFWGAIWGVVGMVLCVPLTVMIVIVCARFEASRPIAVLLSETGEVGFAESKA; this comes from the coding sequence ATGCGATCCCCGCTCCTGTCCGTTACCTTAAGTGTTTTCCTGGTCCTGATGATTGGCTGGCTCCTTGTCGTCGGCCGGTCGCTGGTGCTGCCATTCGTCATAGCACTGATCGTCTGGTACATGATCAACTCGTTGTCTCATGTCTTTCAGCTGATACCGATTGGCCGTTGGCGCTTGCCCGGGTTTGTCACCTTTACCCTGTCCCTTCTGTCGATCTTCGCTGTCAGCACGTTTGTTCTCGACATTGTCACGGTCAACCTGACCCAGTTGGCTCAGGACGCACCGACCTATCAAAGGCGCCTTGAGGAATTGTTTGATCAGGCTTCCTCGTTGTTTCACCTCAATGATCCGATCGAGCTGAAAGACCTTCTGCCGGAGTCCGTCGTTCCTCGCATGGTAACGGCAGGGGCCAGCTTGGTGACGACCATAGCCGGTTCAGCCAGCCTGGTTTTCATCTACGTACTGTTTCTTGTGCTGGAGCAATCGACCTTCGACCGCAAGTTCGAGAGGCTCTTTTCAGATCCTGAAAAAGCTCAGGCGGCGTTTGCTATTCGGGCAGAGATCAACCGCTCGATCATGCATTATTTTTCGATCAAAACGGCCGTATCAGTCGCAACCGGCGTCCTGACCAGCCTGGTGCTGCTGGCCATTGGTCTGCCCTATGCAGCTCTGTTCGGCTTCATTGCCTTCCTGTTGAATTATATTCCAACCATCGGGTCACTGATCGGAGTGATTTTTCCCAGTTTGCTCGCAGTCGTCTACTACGACACTCTGGCACCATTCTTCGCCATTGCGACTGGTCTTGGGCTGATCCAGTTCGCCGTCGGCAATCTGGTTGAACCGAAGCTGATGGGTTCCAACCTCAACCTGTCCGGACTGGTCATCATGCTCTCCCTCGCCTTCTGGGGTGCCATCTGGGGCGTTGTCGGGATGGTTCTGTGTGTTCCACTCACCGTCATGATCGTCATTGTGTGTGCGAGGTTCGAAGCGTCCCGACCGATTGCCGTGCTTTTGTCTGAAACAGGCGAGGTCGGCTTTGCGGAAAGCAAAGCCTAA
- a CDS encoding isocitrate lyase/PEP mutase family protein has protein sequence MMNHEINKAFRQRLNKGGAILMPGAANALAASVIDRLGFEAVYISGAGLTNTYLGMPDLGFISLPEIAQHTATIRNTTELPIVVDADTGFGNALNVSHTVRTLERAGASAIQLEDQVNPKRCGHFSGKDVVDLSEARSRIKAAADARQDPNFLIVARTDACATHGFDAAIERAEAFIEDGADVTFIEAPKDLQNIRDIPRRLPGTPQLINLVVGGKTPIIDFNELDQMGFGLVLYANVALQGALKGMHDALSMLKVDGRMDETGPVASFEVRQDAVRKSYYDDLEKKYSTD, from the coding sequence ATGATGAACCATGAGATCAACAAAGCGTTTCGGCAACGCCTGAACAAGGGCGGCGCGATATTGATGCCCGGTGCAGCAAATGCGCTGGCTGCAAGCGTGATCGACCGTCTCGGTTTTGAAGCGGTCTATATATCAGGCGCCGGTCTCACCAACACGTATCTCGGCATGCCGGATCTCGGTTTCATCTCCCTCCCGGAAATTGCTCAGCACACGGCCACCATCCGCAACACGACTGAATTGCCGATTGTCGTCGATGCGGACACCGGCTTCGGCAATGCTCTCAATGTAAGCCACACCGTTCGCACGCTGGAACGCGCCGGGGCCAGTGCGATCCAGCTTGAGGACCAGGTCAATCCAAAACGATGCGGTCATTTTTCAGGCAAGGACGTCGTCGATTTGAGCGAAGCACGCAGCAGGATCAAGGCTGCCGCCGACGCACGGCAGGATCCGAATTTTTTGATCGTCGCACGAACGGATGCCTGTGCGACCCATGGCTTTGACGCTGCTATTGAACGAGCTGAAGCCTTCATTGAAGATGGCGCTGACGTGACCTTTATCGAGGCCCCCAAGGATCTTCAGAACATTCGGGACATTCCCCGTCGTCTGCCCGGAACACCGCAACTGATCAATCTGGTTGTGGGTGGCAAGACCCCGATTATCGATTTCAACGAGTTGGACCAAATGGGGTTTGGGCTGGTCCTTTATGCAAACGTCGCGCTGCAAGGTGCCCTCAAAGGCATGCATGACGCTCTCTCAATGCTGAAAGTTGACGGCCGGATGGACGAGACCGGCCCGGTCGCAAGCTTTGAAGTCCGCCAGGACGCGGTCAGAAAGAGTTATTATGATGACTTGGAGAAAAAGTATTCGACAGACTAG
- a CDS encoding IclR family transcriptional regulator, which produces MLQVEPDCVSPDRTAMTANRTESVERALSILSAFSTQKPIMTLAEIAEETGLHKSTILRLTNSMRIYGFIQRDENGSFSVGPSVWRLGLIFRRDFTRREHVAPSLKILAEATGETASFYVRAGNERVCLYRENSPNLLRFHVEEGMRLRLSTGASGLVLRRYSGEDVGDLSLFNENGTVSAVGQTNPNISSISTPVFTGTSELAGALTVSGLATRFDEEARAKAIPLLESLAKSLTAN; this is translated from the coding sequence ATGCTGCAAGTTGAACCGGACTGCGTTTCACCAGACAGAACGGCCATGACTGCCAATCGCACTGAATCCGTTGAACGCGCGCTGTCGATCCTGAGCGCATTCTCAACGCAAAAGCCAATCATGACACTTGCGGAAATCGCCGAGGAAACCGGTCTTCACAAGAGCACGATCCTGCGTCTCACCAATTCAATGCGCATATATGGCTTTATTCAGCGCGACGAAAACGGCAGTTTCAGCGTCGGACCGAGCGTGTGGCGACTAGGTCTGATTTTCCGACGTGACTTCACCCGGCGAGAGCATGTGGCCCCGTCTCTAAAGATCCTTGCAGAAGCGACCGGAGAAACCGCATCTTTTTACGTGCGCGCAGGCAATGAACGTGTCTGTTTGTACAGGGAAAATTCCCCAAACCTGTTACGCTTTCATGTTGAGGAAGGCATGCGGCTGCGGCTTTCGACGGGAGCGTCCGGTCTCGTGCTCCGCCGATATTCGGGAGAAGATGTTGGTGATCTTTCCCTCTTCAACGAAAACGGAACGGTGAGTGCCGTCGGACAGACCAACCCCAATATTTCCTCGATATCGACGCCCGTCTTTACTGGGACCAGTGAACTCGCCGGAGCGCTCACCGTCTCCGGTCTCGCCACACGGTTTGATGAGGAAGCGCGTGCCAAGGCAATTCCGCTTCTGGAAAGTCTCGCCAAAAGTCTGACAGCAAATTGA
- the acnA gene encoding aconitate hydratase AcnA: MRYHQVPHTQFRAADYCGLLGEGFRSLPYSLRLLAENAARHSKDGAAALDVLARKGDAVPFRPARLLLHDMLGIPALIDIMAMRNLLEEQGGDPGTVDMSLPVDLVIDHSMSINHWADRFALQKNMDREFEVNRERFAFLKACETRFPRLRVIPPGGGICHQVNLEYLGQTVLPSQDDADLLVPDSSLGTDSHTPMINALGIMGWGIGGLEAEAILFGETSPVNVPRVIGLEVSGAPSDDITATDIALVVAEKLRALGVVDTFVELFGSGYRALSVADRATIANMAPEYGSTMVFCPVDERTIGYLNDTGRNESAARSEAYCRAQNLWLEGVDSAVDYDEVVEIDLSRIGRSVSGPSRPEQRIDLSDATERLKLKGETERRVQVEGEAHDIGDGDVIIAAITSCTNTANPRNMVTAGLMARNAVARGLQVPPHVKTSLAPGSRVVAKYLKESGLQSSLDTLGFEVAAFSCSTCNGMSGPLHPAHEATIKAHDVKGIAVLSGNRNFAGRIHPLASRNMIASPPLVVAYALMGTILKDITLEPLGSDQNGDPVMLTDLWPSADEVTKIVETFVTPDEFNKNYAAINDVNAEWNALETDAGTYDWVPSTYVSFPPFVREIERDASPVAPILGLRPLVILGDSVTTDHISPSGIITPESEAGQFLQKQGVAPRDFNSFGTRRGCSDVVVRSTFANYRLRNEMTPDKEGSWARIEPEAEVTSVFKAIQTYLERDQKLVVVGGKEYGCGSSRDTAAKAPWLAGVRAVIVESFERIHRSNLVNMGIAPLCFPDGVTRKTLSLDGSETFDIAFDKDLTGATLTINRKDGSVETTPLDLRLYNDGERATFAAGGLLPRAFRSFLAGAA; the protein is encoded by the coding sequence GTGCGCTACCATCAGGTCCCCCACACACAGTTTCGCGCCGCCGATTATTGCGGTCTTCTCGGAGAAGGCTTTCGCAGCCTGCCTTATTCTCTGCGCCTCTTGGCCGAGAATGCGGCCCGCCATTCGAAAGACGGTGCTGCAGCACTGGACGTTCTGGCGCGCAAAGGAGACGCCGTCCCGTTCCGGCCCGCACGTCTTTTGCTGCATGATATGCTCGGTATCCCGGCGCTTATCGACATCATGGCGATGCGCAATCTGCTGGAAGAACAGGGTGGTGATCCGGGCACGGTCGACATGAGCCTGCCCGTTGATCTCGTGATCGATCATTCCATGTCGATCAATCACTGGGCTGACAGGTTTGCTCTCCAGAAAAACATGGACCGTGAATTTGAAGTCAATCGTGAACGATTTGCCTTTCTGAAGGCCTGTGAAACACGATTTCCCCGCTTGCGGGTCATTCCGCCGGGAGGTGGTATCTGCCATCAGGTCAATCTTGAGTATCTCGGCCAAACCGTTTTGCCGTCTCAGGATGATGCCGATCTTCTGGTACCCGACTCCAGTCTTGGCACCGACAGCCATACGCCAATGATCAATGCTCTGGGTATCATGGGGTGGGGAATTGGTGGACTGGAGGCGGAAGCCATTCTTTTCGGCGAGACATCTCCGGTCAACGTGCCGCGTGTTATCGGGCTGGAAGTATCCGGTGCGCCCTCGGACGACATCACCGCGACCGATATTGCTCTTGTCGTTGCCGAAAAACTCCGGGCACTTGGCGTTGTCGACACATTTGTTGAACTCTTCGGCTCAGGGTACCGCGCCTTGAGCGTTGCCGACAGGGCAACGATCGCGAACATGGCACCCGAATATGGATCGACCATGGTCTTTTGTCCGGTTGACGAGCGCACCATCGGGTATCTGAACGACACGGGGCGCAATGAAAGCGCTGCGCGCTCGGAAGCTTATTGCAGGGCGCAGAACCTTTGGCTGGAAGGAGTTGATAGCGCTGTTGACTATGACGAAGTCGTCGAAATTGACCTCAGCCGGATCGGGCGTTCGGTTTCAGGCCCGTCGCGCCCTGAACAGAGGATTGATTTGTCGGATGCGACCGAGCGACTGAAATTGAAAGGTGAAACCGAGCGCCGGGTTCAGGTCGAAGGGGAAGCGCATGATATCGGCGATGGCGATGTGATCATCGCGGCAATTACCAGCTGCACCAACACGGCGAATCCGCGGAACATGGTCACAGCCGGCCTGATGGCCCGAAATGCGGTTGCCAGAGGGCTGCAGGTCCCGCCGCATGTCAAAACCTCTCTGGCACCTGGATCCCGGGTGGTTGCGAAGTACCTAAAGGAGAGCGGACTGCAAAGCTCGCTGGACACACTTGGCTTCGAGGTCGCCGCGTTTTCGTGTTCGACCTGCAACGGCATGTCCGGGCCGCTGCATCCTGCGCATGAAGCGACGATCAAGGCGCATGATGTGAAGGGCATCGCCGTTTTGTCGGGAAACCGCAATTTTGCCGGGCGGATCCACCCGCTTGCGTCGCGCAACATGATCGCGTCTCCGCCCCTGGTCGTGGCTTACGCCTTGATGGGCACAATCTTGAAGGACATCACTCTAGAGCCGCTTGGCAGCGACCAGAACGGCGATCCGGTCATGTTGACCGACCTCTGGCCCAGCGCTGACGAAGTTACAAAGATCGTCGAGACGTTTGTCACGCCGGATGAATTCAACAAAAACTACGCTGCAATCAACGACGTGAATGCCGAGTGGAACGCACTTGAGACGGATGCCGGCACCTATGACTGGGTTCCGTCGACCTATGTTTCCTTCCCGCCGTTCGTTCGCGAAATCGAGCGTGACGCTTCACCGGTTGCGCCTATTTTGGGCCTTCGGCCTCTGGTTATTCTGGGTGACAGTGTGACGACGGATCACATATCGCCGTCGGGTATCATCACTCCGGAATCTGAAGCTGGCCAGTTCCTTCAGAAACAAGGTGTCGCTCCCCGCGATTTCAACTCCTTCGGAACCCGGCGCGGGTGTTCCGACGTCGTCGTGCGTTCGACCTTTGCCAATTACAGGCTGCGCAATGAAATGACACCGGACAAGGAAGGCTCATGGGCAAGGATCGAGCCAGAGGCCGAAGTCACCTCGGTGTTCAAGGCCATCCAGACCTATCTCGAGCGAGACCAGAAACTTGTTGTGGTCGGCGGCAAGGAATATGGTTGTGGCTCTTCAAGAGACACGGCTGCAAAAGCGCCTTGGCTTGCCGGTGTCCGAGCCGTGATCGTTGAGAGTTTCGAGAGGATCCACCGTTCAAACCTGGTCAATATGGGCATCGCTCCACTGTGTTTTCCAGATGGTGTCACGCGCAAGACCTTAAGCCTCGATGGTAGCGAGACATTTGATATTGCGTTCGACAAGGACCTCACCGGGGCAACGCTGACCATCAATCGCAAGGATGGCAGTGTCGAAACAACACCTCTGGATTTGCGGCTCTACAATGACGGCGAGCGTGCAACGTTTGCCGCCGGCGGACTATTGCCACGTGCATTCCGGTCATTCCTTGCAGGAGCAGCGTGA
- a CDS encoding 2-methylaconitate cis-trans isomerase PrpF family protein, producing the protein MQNRLRAAFYRGGTSKAVVFNGADLPTDRALCDRIFLHVLGSPDAYGRQLNGMGGGLSSLSKVVIVRPSDRDDADVDYTFVQIAVDEALADYGSACGNMASCVGPFAVDEGMVELAPGQSDALVRIYDTNTDRLYHARFPVGDGKAVEEGDVSIPGVSGTGAPVVLEFLTPGGAATGKLLPSGHVVDQIEVADIGPVTVSLIDAANAVVYVRAADLGTSASKLPEQLDADAGLMARLENVRCAGAVAMGMEGSVSEVKRSTPKVAILGGSSEFTSLDGARHGPETHDINVRLISMGNFHRAITLTGGMCTAVAAQVPGSLVQELAQIEGKDLRIGTPSGVLTVTADVRTGAFGPEAVTAGTFRTQRRIMEGAVLYPAALLGQEP; encoded by the coding sequence ATGCAGAACCGGTTGCGAGCTGCCTTTTACCGGGGCGGAACTTCCAAGGCAGTGGTGTTCAACGGTGCGGATCTGCCGACTGATCGTGCCCTTTGTGACCGGATTTTTCTGCATGTACTTGGCAGTCCGGACGCGTATGGCCGCCAGCTCAACGGCATGGGCGGTGGTCTGTCATCGCTCTCCAAAGTTGTCATTGTCCGCCCTTCGGATCGCGACGATGCGGATGTCGACTATACCTTCGTTCAGATCGCCGTTGACGAAGCTCTGGCCGACTACGGATCGGCTTGCGGGAACATGGCGTCGTGTGTTGGCCCATTCGCCGTCGATGAGGGCATGGTCGAACTTGCGCCCGGGCAATCCGATGCTCTTGTACGCATCTACGACACCAACACCGATCGGTTGTATCATGCCCGTTTTCCCGTAGGGGACGGTAAGGCTGTCGAAGAGGGCGATGTTTCCATACCGGGTGTTTCAGGAACGGGAGCGCCGGTGGTGCTTGAGTTCTTGACGCCGGGAGGGGCGGCCACCGGAAAACTGCTTCCGAGCGGTCATGTCGTTGATCAGATCGAAGTGGCGGATATTGGTCCGGTCACGGTGTCTCTGATCGATGCAGCCAATGCAGTGGTCTATGTCCGCGCGGCGGATCTAGGCACATCTGCCTCAAAGTTGCCTGAACAACTTGATGCAGATGCCGGTCTGATGGCGCGCCTGGAGAATGTGCGTTGCGCGGGCGCTGTCGCCATGGGCATGGAAGGGTCTGTCAGCGAGGTCAAACGATCGACGCCGAAGGTGGCGATCCTCGGCGGCTCTTCTGAATTTACGTCTCTGGATGGCGCGAGGCATGGACCGGAAACGCATGACATCAACGTCCGGCTGATCTCGATGGGCAATTTCCATCGCGCGATTACACTGACGGGCGGCATGTGCACGGCTGTTGCCGCTCAGGTGCCGGGCTCGCTGGTTCAGGAACTTGCACAGATTGAGGGAAAAGATCTGAGAATAGGGACGCCATCCGGAGTTCTGACCGTGACAGCGGATGTGCGGACAGGTGCCTTCGGGCCCGAAGCGGTCACGGCCGGAACGTTTCGCACTCAAAGGCGTATCATGGAAGGTGCGGTCCTTTACCCCGCAGCCTTGCTCGGGCAAGAGCCGTGA
- the rraA gene encoding ribonuclease E activity regulator RraA, with product MSEALAFFATCDLNDAYPEKVTFVQLPFRDFARKRRFSGRIRTAVMVDDTKLVQEALFSQPGNGAIIVLDGGGSNRTALLGDRMAERLIQNDWAGIIVNGAVRDSHRLADLEIGVKALGTSPVRSGKTGKGAIDVPVAFGGAFFEPGKCLYCDEDGVLISDEPLQL from the coding sequence GTGAGCGAGGCCCTGGCTTTTTTCGCAACGTGCGATCTGAACGATGCCTATCCGGAGAAGGTAACTTTCGTTCAGTTGCCGTTCCGCGATTTCGCACGCAAACGCAGGTTTTCTGGCCGTATCAGGACGGCGGTCATGGTCGATGATACAAAGCTGGTTCAGGAGGCGTTGTTTTCTCAACCAGGCAACGGCGCCATCATCGTTCTGGATGGTGGCGGTTCCAACCGCACTGCGCTGCTTGGTGATCGGATGGCGGAGCGGCTTATCCAAAATGACTGGGCGGGCATTATCGTAAACGGTGCGGTGAGAGACAGCCATCGTTTGGCCGATCTTGAGATCGGCGTCAAAGCCTTGGGAACAAGCCCTGTTCGTTCGGGAAAGACCGGCAAGGGCGCAATCGATGTACCTGTCGCGTTCGGCGGTGCTTTCTTTGAACCGGGGAAGTGCCTTTACTGCGACGAAGACGGAGTTCTGATCTCTGACGAACCGCTTCAACTTTGA